ACCCGGGTTCCTGATTCAACCGGCCACTTGTCTCTTGCACCTTGTATCTTGTCACTGGCGTGACACGCAAAGGGTCTTGCCAGTGGCAAGATACGACATACAAGAGACGAGGGACAAGATACAAGATACAAGTCGCTTTTCGTGGTATGAGAGGGTTTGACTTGCATCTTGTATCTTGCAACTTGCATCTGAATTTAACAGGGGAGCCTGACAACAGGCGCTTGCACCCGCTACAGAGGTCGTCATGGCAAAGAAAATCCAAGCGTACATCAAGCTGCAGGTCGCAGCTGGCAAGGCCAATCCGAGTCCGCCCGTCGGTCCGGCGCTGGGCCAGCACGGCGTCAATATCATGGAGTTCTGCAAGGCGTTCAACGCCCAGACCCAGGGTGTCGAGCCGGGCCTGCCGCTGCCGGTGGTCATTACCGTCTACAGCGACCGCAGCTTCACGTTCATCACCAAGACACCGCCCGCAACGGTGTTGCTGAAGAAGGCGACCGGTGTCGAGAGTGGCAGCGCACGTCCCAACAGCGAAAAGGTCGGTAAGGTCTCGCGTGCCCAGCTCGAGGAGATCGCCACGGCCAAGATGCCCGATCTGACAGCGGCCGATATGGATGCCGCGGTGCGCACCATCGCCGGTAGCGCCCGCAGCATGGGTCTGGACGTGGAGGGTTGAGCCATGACGAAACTGTCCAAGCGTATCAAGGCGATCAATGAAAAGATCACCCCCGGCAAGCTGTACGCCGCGGAAGAAGGGTTCGACCTGCTGAAGCAGCTGGCGAGCGCCAAGTTCAAGGAATCGGTCGATGTCGCGGTGAACCTCGGTGTCGATCCGCGCAAGTCCGACCAGGTCGTGCGCAGCTCCACCGTACTGCCGAACGGCACCGGCAAGAGCGTGCGCGTCGCGGTGTTCGCACAGGGCGCCAATGCCGACGCCGCCAAGGCCGCCGGCGCCGACATCGTCGGTTTCGAAGATCTGGCCGAGAGCATCAAAGGCGGCAGCATGGACTTCGACGTCGTCATCGCCAGCCCGGATGCTATGCGCATCGTCGGTCAACTGGGCCAGATCCTCGGTCCACGCGGGCTGATGCCGAACCCGAAGGTCGGTACCGTGACCCCCAACGTCGCCGAGGCAGTGAAGAATGCCAAGGCCGGCCAGGTCCGCTACCGCACCGACAAGGCGGGCATCATCCACTGCACCATCGGCAAGGTGGACTTCGAGGTCAGCGCCCTCAAGGAGAACCTGCAGGCGCTGCTGGCAGATCTGAACAGGATAAGGCCGTCCACCGCCAAGGGCGTTTACATGAAGAAGGTCACCGTTTCGACCACCATGGGTCCGGGTGTGGTCCTGGATCAGGCGACATTGGTTTGATTCAGGTGCTAGGTGCTAGGTACTAGGGCCGAGGAAAATCGTCTGATTCCCTCGGCCCTGGAGCCCAGACCCCAGGCCCTGATTTTAAAAGATATTATAGCGTTTTGCAGTTGTTGGGCCGAGGTATCAGGACCGAGGTAGGAAGAAGGTTTCCCCCTCGGCCCTAGCACCTAGAACCTGGGCCCTGGTTTTAAAGAACTTTGTGGCGTTTTGCAGTTGCTGGACCGAGGTGCCAGGACTGGGGTAAAGGAAGAAGGTTTTCCCTCGGCCCTAGCACCTAGAACCTCGGCCCTGGTAACAGCATCCGCCGTCAAAGACCGCAGGTGCTGTAGATCGAATGGGGACAGAATTGAATTCTGTCCCCGACCGCATCGCAGCTTAATGGCAACGGCCTGCGCAGATGGTGTCGCCCCAGACAGGATTTCTTGTCCGTGGCCACCGTACCGCGGAGAAGGAAAGGGGGCAGAATTGAATTCTGCCCCTCAACCGACTCCTTCAGTAGTGGTCCGGATGCGTGGCTTCGGTTGCGCATTCCAGGAGGTAAACGATGGCACTGAGTCTTGCAGAAAAGAAGACTGTCGTCGCCGAGGTGGCGGAGGTGGCTGCGACAGCCCTGTCCGCAGTGGCCGCCGAGTATCGCGGCCTGACCGTCGGACAACTCACCGAGCTGCGCAAGAAGGCGCGCGAAGACGGTGTGTATGTGCGTGTGGTCAAGAACACCCTGGCACGCAGGGCCGTGGCGGGTACCGAATTCGAGTGCATCTCTCCCGAACTGGTGGGGCCGTTGGTACTGGCCTTTTCCCAGGCCGATCCGGGCGCAGCGGCACGCGTAGTTCGCGACTTTGCCAAGGGCAATGACAAGCTGATCGTGAAGTTTGTGTCCGTAGGTGGCCAGTTGCTGGCGGCCGGGGACATCGAACGTCTCGCCAGCCTGCCGACCCGCGACCAGGCCCTGGCTATGTTGATGGGCGTGATGAAGGCCCCGATCGAGAAGCTTGCCCGCACGATCAACGAAGTGCCCGGCAAGCTGGTGCGTACGGTGGCCGCGATCCGCGACCAGAAGCAGACGGCAGCCTAACCCGTTTTTTACATTTCCAGCCGCGTGCTACGCGGACAAGAGTCACAGGAGTAATTGATCATGGCCGTTTCCAAAGAAGACATCCTCGAAACCATCGGCAGCATGAGCGTGATGGAGGTCGTCGACCTGATTTCCGCGATGGAAGAGAAATTCGGTGTGTCGGCTGCCGCCGCCGTGGCGGCTGCGCCGATGGCCGCCGCCGGTGGTGCTGCCGCGGCTGCCGAAGAGCAGTCCGAATTCAACGTCATCATGACCAGCTTTGGTGCCAACAAGGTCAACGTCATCAAGGCGGTCCGTGGCATCACCGGCCTGGGCCTGAAAGAGGCCAAGGACATGGTCGAAGGCGTTCCGGCGACCATCAAGGAAGGCGTGTCCAAGGCCGAGGCAGACGACATCAAGAAGCAGTTGGACGAGGCCGGCGCAAGCGTCGAGGTCAAGTAAAATCGAGCTTCTGCACCTTGTACCCGGGTGTGCACCGCGCACCCGGGCTCAAGCAGGGACCGGGCTGGTAGCGTAATCTCGCTGCCGGCCTTTTCCCGTTACTTAAAGATACTAGGTTCTAGGTTCTAGGTTCTAGGGCCGAGGGAAAACCTTCTTCCTTCGCCTCAGCCCTAGAACCTAGGACCTAGAACCTGCATTTCAGAGAGGAATACCGATGGGCTACAGCTTCACCGAGAAAAAACGCATTCGCAAGGATTTCGGCAAGCGCCCCAGCATCCTTGAAGTCCCTTTTCTGCTGGCGACTCAGATCGAGTCGTACCGGGGCTTCCTGCAACTCGACAAGCGTGCTGACAAGCGCGCCGATGCCGGGCTGCATGCCGCCTTCTCATCGGTATTCCCGATCACCAGCTACTCCGGCAATGCTGCGCTGCAGTATGTGAGTTATCGGCTGGGCGAGCCCACCTTCGACGTGAAGGAATGTCAGATGCGCGGCATGACCTACGCCGCGCCGCTGCGCGCGCTGGTGCGGCTGGTCATCTACGACAAGGAGGCCGGCGGCGATACGCCGACCGTCAAGGACATCAAGGAGCAGGAAGTCTACATGGGTGAACTGCCGCTCATGACCGATACCGGCACCTTCGTGGTGAACGGTACCGAGCGCGTCATCGTGTCGCAGCTGCACCGTTCCCCGGGCGTGTTCTTCGATCACGACAAGGGCAAGACGCATTCCTCCGGCAAGCTGCTGTTCTCCGCGCGCGTAATCCCGTATCGCGGCTCCTGGCTGGACTTCGAGTTCGATCCCAAGGACTGCCTGTTCGTGCGCATCGACCGCCGCCGCAAGCTGCCGGCAACCATTCTGCTGCGCGCGCTCGGCTACGATGTCGAGCAGATCCTCGAGCTGTTCTTCGAGACCAATACCTTCCACCTGGGCAAGGATCAGGTGACGCTGGATCTGGTCCCGGAGCGCCTGCGCGGTGAGACCGCGACCTTCGAGATCATCGTCGGCGACAAGACCCTGGTCGAGGAAGGCCGGCGCATCACCGCGCGCCACATCCGCGAACTGGAGAAGTCCGGTGTGAAGGATCTGGTGGTCCCCGACGACTATCTGGAAGGCAAAGTGCTGGCGCACAACATCGTCGACACCTCGACCGGGGAGGTCGTGGCCAACGCCAATGACGAATTGACCGCGGAGCTCATCAAGAAGATCCGCGAGGCCGGCATCACCGAGCTGCACACGCTGTACGTCAACGATCTGGACCGTGGC
The Gammaproteobacteria bacterium genome window above contains:
- the rplK gene encoding 50S ribosomal protein L11, encoding MAKKIQAYIKLQVAAGKANPSPPVGPALGQHGVNIMEFCKAFNAQTQGVEPGLPLPVVITVYSDRSFTFITKTPPATVLLKKATGVESGSARPNSEKVGKVSRAQLEEIATAKMPDLTAADMDAAVRTIAGSARSMGLDVEG
- the rplA gene encoding 50S ribosomal protein L1, whose amino-acid sequence is MTKLSKRIKAINEKITPGKLYAAEEGFDLLKQLASAKFKESVDVAVNLGVDPRKSDQVVRSSTVLPNGTGKSVRVAVFAQGANADAAKAAGADIVGFEDLAESIKGGSMDFDVVIASPDAMRIVGQLGQILGPRGLMPNPKVGTVTPNVAEAVKNAKAGQVRYRTDKAGIIHCTIGKVDFEVSALKENLQALLADLNRIRPSTAKGVYMKKVTVSTTMGPGVVLDQATLV
- the rplJ gene encoding 50S ribosomal protein L10, with amino-acid sequence MALSLAEKKTVVAEVAEVAATALSAVAAEYRGLTVGQLTELRKKAREDGVYVRVVKNTLARRAVAGTEFECISPELVGPLVLAFSQADPGAAARVVRDFAKGNDKLIVKFVSVGGQLLAAGDIERLASLPTRDQALAMLMGVMKAPIEKLARTINEVPGKLVRTVAAIRDQKQTAA
- the rplL gene encoding 50S ribosomal protein L7/L12; amino-acid sequence: MAVSKEDILETIGSMSVMEVVDLISAMEEKFGVSAAAAVAAAPMAAAGGAAAAAEEQSEFNVIMTSFGANKVNVIKAVRGITGLGLKEAKDMVEGVPATIKEGVSKAEADDIKKQLDEAGASVEVK